A window from Glaciimonas sp. PCH181 encodes these proteins:
- the tnpB gene encoding IS66 family insertion sequence element accessory protein TnpB (TnpB, as the term is used for proteins encoded by IS66 family insertion elements, is considered an accessory protein, since TnpC, encoded by a neighboring gene, is a DDE family transposase.), translating into MIGLPAGTRIWIAAGVTDMRCGFNGLAAKVQTALADDPFSGHVFVFRGRRGDILKILWWTGDGLCLLAKRLERGRFIWPQASEGAVCLSQAQLSMLLEGIDWRRPERTQRPLSGL; encoded by the coding sequence ATGATCGGTTTGCCAGCAGGAACGCGGATCTGGATCGCAGCAGGCGTGACCGATATGCGTTGCGGTTTTAATGGGTTGGCAGCCAAGGTGCAAACGGCATTGGCCGATGACCCGTTTAGCGGTCACGTCTTCGTGTTTCGTGGCCGACGTGGCGATATTTTGAAGATCTTGTGGTGGACCGGCGACGGGCTGTGTCTGCTGGCCAAACGGCTGGAACGCGGCCGCTTCATCTGGCCGCAGGCAAGCGAAGGCGCGGTTTGTCTGTCGCAAGCGCAACTGTCAATGTTGCTGGAAGGGATCGATTGGCGACGTCCCGAGCGCACGCAACGGCCCCTGTCAGGCTTGTAA
- a CDS encoding transposase, protein MDTNIESVTPSKRSGYRQHSIDFKRMVVEQSLMAGASVSRVARAHDVNANQVFTWRKLFRAGAYEIASGKSVKLLPVVLGDPRQPSPAKPVFTTAVTPTGVMVLEIGKARLRVEGVVDPSMLSMVLARLLA, encoded by the coding sequence ATGGACACAAATATTGAGTCGGTTACTCCCTCTAAGCGCAGTGGTTATCGGCAACATTCGATTGATTTCAAACGCATGGTGGTCGAACAATCCTTGATGGCTGGGGCCTCGGTGTCGCGGGTGGCGCGGGCCCACGATGTGAATGCGAACCAGGTATTTACCTGGCGTAAATTGTTTCGTGCAGGAGCCTATGAGATTGCCTCAGGCAAGTCCGTCAAATTGCTGCCAGTAGTTCTTGGCGACCCTCGGCAACCATCCCCTGCCAAGCCAGTCTTCACCACGGCCGTTACACCGACCGGCGTGATGGTCCTGGAAATAGGTAAGGCGCGACTTCGAGTCGAGGGCGTGGTGGATCCGTCTATGCTTTCCATGGTGCTGGCCCGGTTGCTGGCATGA
- a CDS encoding IS66 family transposase has translation MGICKHTFLFPAVVVYDFAESRAGEHARNFLGDWNGSLICDDYGGYKKGFQQGILEIGCMAHARRKFFDLHIANKSQIAEQALKFFTALYDIEREALTFTPEERRQIRMTRAKPIADMLHAWMQNQRHLVLEGSAIAKALDYNLKRWNALVRFLDNGHLPIDNNWIENQIRPVAIGRGNWLFVGSLRAGKRAAAIMSLIQSAKLNGHDPYLYLKDVLTRLPTQKASDISSLLPHRWNPDRPAIS, from the coding sequence GTGGGCATATGCAAGCACACGTTTCTCTTCCCTGCGGTCGTCGTTTATGACTTTGCCGAGAGTCGGGCAGGAGAACACGCCAGAAATTTCCTCGGGGACTGGAATGGCAGTCTGATTTGCGACGATTATGGTGGTTACAAAAAAGGGTTCCAGCAAGGCATTCTGGAAATTGGCTGCATGGCACACGCACGCCGAAAATTCTTTGATCTGCATATTGCCAATAAAAGCCAGATTGCCGAGCAAGCCTTGAAATTCTTTACGGCCCTCTACGATATTGAGCGGGAGGCTCTCACGTTCACGCCCGAAGAACGGCGGCAAATTCGTATGACGCGCGCAAAACCGATTGCCGACATGTTGCACGCGTGGATGCAGAATCAACGCCACCTGGTACTGGAGGGTTCCGCGATTGCCAAGGCACTGGACTACAATCTCAAACGCTGGAATGCGCTCGTTCGCTTCTTGGACAATGGCCACCTTCCCATCGATAACAATTGGATCGAGAACCAAATAAGACCGGTGGCAATTGGGAGAGGAAACTGGTTATTTGTTGGCTCCCTGCGTGCCGGGAAACGCGCCGCAGCGATCATGAGTTTGATTCAATCCGCCAAGCTCAATGGTCACGATCCGTATCTTTATCTTAAAGACGTGCTCACGCGTTTGCCTACCCAAAAAGCCAGCGACATATCCTCCCTTTTGCCGCACCGCTGGAACCCTGATCGGCCAGCCATCTCATAG